From a region of the Enterobacter sp. JBIWA008 genome:
- the chbA gene encoding PTS N,N'-diacetylchitobiose transporter subunit IIA — MLDLDSIVADEAVENDLEEVVMGLIINSGQARSLAYAALKQAKQGDFAAAKTMMEQSRTALNEAHLVQTKLIEGDQGEGKMKVSLVLVHAQDHLMTSMLARELVAELIELHEKMQ, encoded by the coding sequence ATGTTAGATTTGGATAGTATTGTCGCAGACGAAGCCGTCGAGAACGATCTCGAAGAAGTGGTGATGGGGCTTATCATCAACTCCGGACAGGCCCGCAGCCTGGCCTATGCCGCACTCAAGCAGGCCAAGCAGGGTGATTTCGCCGCGGCGAAAACCATGATGGAACAGTCCCGCACGGCGTTGAATGAAGCGCACCTGGTGCAGACGAAACTCATCGAAGGTGACCAGGGTGAAGGGAAGATGAAGGTTAGCCTGGTGCTGGTCCACGCGCAGGATCACCTGATGACCTCGATGCTGGCGCGTGAGCTGGTGGCGGAGCTAATCGAGCTTCACGAGAAGATGCAGTAA
- the chbB gene encoding PTS N,N'-diacetylchitobiose transporter subunit IIB gives MEKKHIYLFCSAGMSTSLLVSKMRAQAEKYEVPVVIEAFPETLAGEKGQTADVVLLGPQIAYMLPEIQRLLPNKPVEVIDSGLYGKIDGLGVLKAAVAAIKKAAN, from the coding sequence ATGGAAAAGAAACATATCTACCTGTTCTGTTCAGCGGGCATGTCAACGTCGCTTCTGGTGTCAAAAATGCGTGCACAGGCTGAAAAGTATGAAGTCCCTGTGGTGATTGAAGCGTTTCCAGAGACGCTGGCGGGCGAAAAAGGTCAGACAGCCGACGTAGTTTTACTGGGGCCGCAAATTGCCTATATGTTGCCCGAAATTCAACGACTGCTTCCCAATAAACCGGTCGAAGTGATCGACTCGGGGCTGTACGGCAAAATTGATGGTTTAGGTGTTCTTAAAGCTGCTGTGGCAGCCATTAAAAAAGCTGCTAATTAA
- the chbC gene encoding PTS N,N'-diacetylchitobiose transporter subunit IIC codes for MSKVIASLEKVLLPFAVKIGKQPHVNAIKNGFIKLMPLTLAGAMFVLINNVFLSFGEGSFFYSLGIRLDASTIETLNGFKAIGGNVYNGTLGIMSLMAPFFIGMALAEERKVDPLAAGLLSVAAFMTVTPYSVGEAYAVGANWLGGANIISGIVIGLVVAEMFTFIIRRNWVIRLPDSVPASVSRSFSALIPGFIILSIMGIIAWALSHWGTNFHQIIMDSISTPLASMGGVVGWAYVIFTSLLWFFGVHGSLALAALDSGIMTPWALENVALYQQYGSVDAALAAGKTFHVWAKPMLDSYIFLGGTGATLGLIIAVFIVSRRADYRQVAKLALPSGIFQINEPILFGLPIIMNPVMFIPFILIQPLLAAITLTAYYMGIIPPVTNIAPWTMPAGLGAFFNTNGSVAAFLLAIFNLGIATLLYMPFVAIANKAATIIDEEESEEDIALSLKF; via the coding sequence ATGAGTAAAGTCATCGCTTCACTTGAAAAGGTACTCCTTCCTTTTGCTGTTAAAATAGGAAAGCAGCCTCACGTTAATGCCATCAAAAACGGCTTTATTAAATTAATGCCGTTGACGCTGGCCGGGGCCATGTTCGTTTTAATTAACAACGTTTTTCTGAGCTTTGGTGAAGGTTCCTTCTTTTATTCATTAGGAATTCGGTTAGACGCTTCCACTATTGAAACCCTTAATGGTTTTAAAGCCATTGGCGGCAATGTCTATAACGGTACGTTAGGGATTATGTCGCTGATGGCGCCTTTCTTTATTGGGATGGCACTGGCAGAAGAGCGTAAGGTGGATCCGCTGGCTGCCGGGTTATTATCCGTTGCCGCCTTTATGACCGTAACGCCATACAGCGTGGGTGAAGCCTATGCCGTTGGCGCCAACTGGCTGGGTGGGGCCAACATCATCTCCGGTATTGTAATCGGCCTGGTGGTGGCAGAAATGTTCACCTTTATTATTCGTCGCAACTGGGTTATCCGCCTGCCGGATAGCGTACCGGCTTCCGTTTCTCGTTCATTTTCCGCGTTGATTCCAGGCTTCATTATTCTCTCCATTATGGGGATTATCGCCTGGGCGCTCTCTCACTGGGGCACAAACTTCCACCAGATCATCATGGATTCTATCTCTACGCCGCTGGCGTCGATGGGTGGCGTGGTCGGTTGGGCGTATGTGATTTTCACCTCTCTGCTGTGGTTCTTTGGCGTGCATGGTTCACTGGCACTGGCCGCGCTGGACAGCGGGATTATGACCCCCTGGGCACTGGAAAACGTTGCGCTTTACCAGCAGTACGGCTCCGTTGACGCGGCGCTGGCAGCGGGTAAAACCTTCCATGTGTGGGCGAAGCCAATGCTTGACTCCTATATCTTCCTGGGCGGTACCGGGGCGACCTTGGGTCTGATCATCGCGGTCTTTATTGTCTCTCGTCGTGCTGACTACCGTCAGGTCGCGAAGCTGGCGCTGCCATCAGGCATCTTCCAGATTAACGAACCGATTCTGTTCGGTCTGCCAATCATTATGAACCCGGTAATGTTCATTCCGTTCATCCTGATTCAGCCGCTGCTGGCCGCTATTACCCTGACGGCGTATTACATGGGCATCATTCCACCGGTCACCAACATTGCGCCGTGGACCATGCCGGCGGGTCTGGGCGCCTTCTTCAACACCAACGGCAGCGTCGCGGCCTTCCTGCTGGCGATATTCAACCTCGGGATTGCCACCCTGCTGTACATGCCGTTCGTGGCGATTGCCAACAAAGCCGCCACCATTATTGATGAAGAAGAGAGCGAAGAGGATATTGCCCTCTCACTGAAATTCTAA
- the osmE gene encoding osmotically-inducible lipoprotein OsmE, whose amino-acid sequence MNKNVAGILSAAAVLTMLAGCTAYDRTKDQFTQPVVKDVKKGMTRSQVAAIAGKPSSEITMIHAKGTCQTYILGQRDGKAETYFVALDDTGHVINSGYQTCAEYDTDPQAPKAQ is encoded by the coding sequence ATGAACAAGAACGTAGCAGGAATTCTTAGCGCAGCGGCGGTACTGACTATGCTGGCAGGGTGTACGGCTTACGATCGCACTAAGGATCAGTTTACGCAGCCCGTAGTCAAAGACGTTAAAAAAGGGATGACCCGTTCGCAGGTGGCTGCGATTGCCGGTAAACCTTCTTCTGAAATCACCATGATTCATGCGAAAGGGACCTGCCAGACCTATATCCTGGGTCAACGTGATGGTAAGGCAGAAACCTACTTCGTCGCCCTGGATGATACCGGTCATGTGATCAACTCCGGCTATCAGACCTGTGCTGAATACGATACCGATCCGCAGGCACCTAAGGCGCAGTAA